AAAATTAtagctttcatcaaatgtgaatgcttccccattTTCCTCCAAATAGTGCGCTTTAACGAGTTCGTGCTACAACAAAACAACACAATATACTtattgttatgatggaaaatcaatgaatttaGCTTTCTTCGAAAATaattctaaaatacttacaaattgttgaggTGACAAGCTACTATGACTGGCGTTGAATATATGTTGTTGCATAGCTATAAAATTGCATACGTCTTTCCGGATAATTTGGTATCTgtcatgaatttgttgaagactTATTCTCTTTGGATTCCCATAATCTCGCCTATATTGGTTATATATTTTCTCCCAAAAGATTTCGGGCTCTGGCGTTACAGGGGAGAGATCTACAACTCGACTTTCGGTATACCATGCTTTGATGATGGCCAAATCTTCAATTGGATCAAATGATCGCATGCTTGTGTTTGTATTTATAGGTATGAAGAGGGTTAGAAAGAGAAGATTAGGAGCCTTGCAAATTGTATGAAAGTAGGTGTTTGTATTTAGAGGTATGAGGAAGCTTATGACAATTTATAATAGGCATTGAAAGTAGCCGTTAGAATGTAGCCGatggtagttcaaaataaaattcaaattaTCGGAACAAAAAATATAACAATTCATACTACTGAGAAAACAGAAACTACATTATTGGAACTGAAACACGACATTACTTAAATAACAAAACAATGAAACTAAGCTATTTAgaataaaaatctaaaatcaataaCTAACAAATTTTTAATTAAAATGAAACTGATTATGTCCTTGCCTCTCAATTATGTTTATCCAATATAGCTTATCCAACATAGCTTTCTGTTTCAATGCAAAGTATATTTTTGCATTTGAAGCCAGTGACTCGAGATCCATTTGCATTATTTCCTTTTCATGTCTCTCTCAATTATGTTCAATGTGTTGTTTCTAGCAACCTTTCCATAATTTGGTTTTATTGTTGCTGACGAGGTGCGACTATCATTCGGGATTCTTTTAGATAATTAACAATTTTAGTGCCTGCACCGCTCGTTTGGGATCTTGCGATGAGGGTGTAGCGGGTGTGCTTGGTCCAGAGCCCTTTTTAGTAATTGTGACTTTTTTCGCAGCTCTTGACTTGCGTTTATCATGTTTAAATCCACCAGATGACGTTCCTAAGTGTTGTAGTTGGGTCAGTACTAGGAGTATATCTTTGTGGAAAAGGGATACTGTAAGGGACATTAAAAGCGTTTGGAAATTGATTTGCAAATGGAGTTTCAACAAATTCGCTTGAAGATCAACATCTTTTAGAATCCTTCTTGAGGATTCTGAGAAGATGGGGTTTGAGTAGAAAACATATTTGAGATATTTCCTGGATATTGAGATGAGAGAGGACACGTATCCTGAtccatatcttcatcttcatcgtcttgTACATTTACAACATCTTTAAGCATCTCATACTCAACATcgcgagaaaatatttttttttgtgtatttcaATATAACAGCTTCTCGCCAATACAGTCTACATCAATATAAACATACCATAATAAGATACACATAAATTAAATTATTTACAAGCAATATATACAACAACTATAGTGATCATATTTAGATAACATACCCGGTTATTAGAGTCCAAGCCCGGATTACTTGCAGTGACTCTTGCAATACATTCATAAAATTTATCCACTTTCGATCTGATTATGCTAAACCTATTACGATCACTTTTTTACAGTACGTTTATGTGGATTCCTACCACAAGCTTCTAAAATTTTTACGAAAACGGTTTAATAAAACTTATTCTTATCTTCAAAACTACTTTCATCTAGACTACAAAACGCGGTAACAATATGAACATCTTCCAAGCTAGGCTCGCTCTATGTTTGCTTCTTTGTTTTTGAGCTTGCGACATTTTGATGAGCACAAAAGGGATAATCTGAGAGATTTGAGTGGAAAAAACAAGATGTAAGAAGAGGATTTAGAGTGAATAGAGAactagagttgtatttatagaggatttttgataagtttttgaaaaaataaccGTTGGATCCGACGGTGGAGAAGATAGAGCCATTGTGAATAATGGATAGTTAAGATCGGGTGTGAGAGAAGTGTAAGCAGAAAAATGTCAAACAAATAAATTTACGAAAACGGAAACTCAATTTCCGTATAATATGCCACGGAAACTCAATTTCCATTTCAACTACCAAACAGATACTGAGTTTCGGTAAAGCATAACTTTACatggaaactgagtttccgtatCATTCCCCTTCCCTACTACCTGGATCAGATCCGATCCACTTTGAAATGTAGGAAAGAAATATCCCTTCTAAGTAGGGATATGGGAGACCATAGAACttggttttttaggtttttccACACATTTAGGGAAGAGAAAACatgcaccatagtgcttggcctaagtGCCGCAATATGCTCCTCTAAACTTTTCACTGACATCTTCAagtttttttaaattattattatggaTATGGAGAATAGATGGATGGGAAGAGTGGTCTCAGATTGAATGCTCTGATCTTAGGAAACTACTACAGCAAACACaaatattgattggttaattGGAGATCAGCAACCTTAATCCTTTGATTGGGAACTATACCACTTTGAAATAGTTGTATTAACTGATAATCAATTTAGTTCTACAGTAGAAGCTTAAATAGCTTTTAGTTTTAGCTAAACAAAGAAACATAAACTAAAAAGGAAAACATCTGATAAAAGGAGATACTGAATTAGGCAATACAGCTAGATAGTAGTTTAGACAAGTTATAAAGAAATAAGGTGGGTGTCCCAACAAACACACCTGGATTCATAACAACACAAAGATCTTGAAGAAGTAATGCTTTAGGACTTACAAGGGAGCAGGTGCTATATACCTGTGAAAGCGTCTGTGACAGTTACAGGCTGCACACTGAAGTGATGCGATTGTTCCTTCCTCACCACCAGCCATAAACTCAAGACAACCATCTAACACATATTCACCAATCTCTACAGCATGGTTCCTCGAGCATTCTCCATAAGCACCAGCATCATGATCAAGCTTGGGTTTCTTCCCGGTATGTGAGGTCTCTCCTTTTTTGGGATTCCGAAGTTTTCCACCCAAGCACACTGGTATTGGTATGAATTGTGATGTCTGCAAGAAACCATATTAGTGTTTCTATCTTAAGGGAAACTTTATTAGATTCTATGTATAAACCATCTACTCACACAATTAATATTTATACCTCTTTATGTTTCATATAAGTATTACCATCAACACCACCTAGAATCAACAACTATATACATAATCATATGAGTAGAATTCATACCAGTGAAGGACCACCCATCGAGACAGTAGAACgaccgccaccgccaccaactTTCACATTTGAAACTGAACCAAAAAGAGGGTTTTCGGTttttactctttcctttcaacTTCATTACTTACAGAATTGGACAAACAGAAAAGcgagaggaagaaaaagaagaattacCTGTAGGCGCGCCGAAGGCACCAAGAAGCAATGGATCAAATTCCATTCCAAGAATGGGTCCATCCTCTCTCAGTGGCTCTCCCAACTTGGACTCCACAAGCGTAATTATTTCCTGATGCAGCTCACTATCAGCTCCCATCGAGACAGTAGAACTTGTCACCACTGCCAAAAGGGGGACTTTCACGTTTCGACTCCATCGCTTGAGAAACTAAACAAACACAGGAAAGTTGTTGTGGCTGGCTGGTCTAATATTTGAATGGTCGATAAAGAACTTGTCACACCTGCAAGAGATAGCAGAAATAGCATCAATTATATCGCTGTAAGTTTCTAcagaaaaataaacaaagaaagaAGCATGTAATCCATGTTAGTTTATATTAAGCGAACAAATTCTTCATCTCAAATTCTATATTAATTGAGACTCCAATTTCTCAATATCCACATGCTCTTGGCAGCAATAAGCATATAATCCATTTATAGAAGAATCACCACTTGTTAGTTTATATTAAGCGAACCCTTCATGTCAGATTTCAAGAATCTAACCATCATGTATGCATCAAAGTATATTAAGCATGGCTCCAATTACGCATTGCACAAAGTTTGAGCCCATCTCTACCACAAGTCTTGCTTTACCCGTGATCATCTCACCTTGAATCTTGATCTACGATCATATCTTCTCTTGAGTCGTACTCCTCATCACACAGTGAACCATCGCCTATACGATAATTTCATTACCTTGATACATACTCCTTTGTTTGCAACAACATCACCTTTGAGCTGAATTTTCTTACTCCATAAATGAGTACCATATAAGAAGATGTCTTCTGACTTGTGCACAGTCACAGACCACCACATAGTTAACAAGGTATTGATTCATGTATTCTTACCATTGGAGAGAATCTTTTTAAGCAATACCTTCCTTGTGCATAACCCTCGactatcaatcttcttaattaCGCCGTAAGCCTTACTCGGAGTTTCTTGCTTTAAACATTTGAACACCCAACGACTTTCTTTCCGCTGCAAAGTTCTCCAATTTTAACGGAGACCTTACGTCATTGGAATTTCTTTGTTCATCAGAAAATCATCTTTTCGTTGTTCCCGAGATTCATCACTTTGAATCTCCACCTGATTTATATATAATTAAGATAGAAATCACTTATGAAATAAATTTGCACATACCCGTTTTTACCATCCCCCACCAGAATTGAAGTCTCTTTGTTGGGATAAACAAAGATTTCACTTAACGTCTTCCATGAATAAAACTTGATGACAACATTATTGGTAAACCATAATTGAGTTGACACCATTTTTACACCAGCTCACAAAACTTTACCTAAAAACTTTTTAGGTAACATGCACCATGTCTTCTCCCACCTATAGATTTATTTATCACTGGAAATTAGTGCCTTACTATGCGTGAACTGACACCACTTCTTCATAGATTCAACAAATTGAATCCCACAGTTAATCAATCTTAACTCGTGTGACCTTATTGTCAGTCTGCTCTAGGTTTTCTATCACCATAGTCTTTTGCACTACCTTAACACAACTCTACCAACTATAATGGCGTACTACCACACTCTACTTGATTAGTCGTCATAAAGATCAATAAAGAATCTCCATGGATACGTTCGAAAAAGTATTCCCACACATTCAAATGAATGCATACACATCCCAACAGGACACACCTCCACTATACCTTACGTATAATTAAAATTCTACAAACTCCTTTCTACAAACTCAACGTTCACAGACTTTAAGTTTCGCAAACGCATCATCTAGCTTCTTCTCACTTATATGCTCCAGACACATACATATTCAGGCATTGAAGAACTAGAATCAACCTCCTTTCTGATTCTCACACAAGCTCCACCTAATACAGTACCACCGCGTAAGAAGCACAAATTTCTCTCGTAGCACCTTTGGAAAACCACCTCCTGTTACATTTCAGTAACATTTGGATTCCAAAATTCTGAGTGATGTCAAATACTTCTTCAACTCAAGAATGTGTCACCGGGAATTACCTCACCCCCATGATTCTTGATTATGAATTGTTCTCATTCCAATTATACCACCATCATAATTACTACCGAGTAGTAATTATGATGGTGGTATAATTCCACCTCCTAAATACTGGTAAGAAGTAAACTAGCCCTATTTGGACTTATATGAAGAGAACAATGAATTCCATACCTTCTCTAAATCAGCTAATCCCTATTGTATACAAATGTTAAAGTGTTTCAAATCGGATCAAATAAATGGATATTAAGCTAGAACGAATAATATCCATCAATTCCAAGTGTTAATGAATCATTGTATGACAgcctttaaagaaaaaaaaaataataaaaaaatacagAAAAGAGCCGGGAAAGAACTTACTCACAAGTGCAAGTATGAAAGAAGAAGCTTCAAAGAGGAAGAACCAGACTGAGAAACCCCGATACCCAGTGGCGAATCTAGAAACTAAACTTAGGGGAAGCAAATTTTCATAAAGGGTAGCAAAAAAGCAAAGATTAGGCTTGGGGAGATTTTATGCTTGGAAGCCCAATGTGGAGGAGTAGTAATTAATCTGAATATGTCTGCAGAAACCCGATACCCGTCGTCTTCTAACCAGTAATTAATCTGAATATGTCTGCTTTTCGTGTGATGGAAACGGAAGAAGGATTGAGAAATGTTAACCTGTTTTGATTGTATCTAAATGAATTTGGAGATTCCAAGAACTGATTTCTATTTCCTGACGGACAATCAACTCAACTTTAATGTGAATGACTTTTTATTCAACCTTGATTTGGTTTACAAAGTGGAAGCTGTTGTGAACTTAATTTTCAGAGTTCAGCTTATTTAATTCAAGGCGGAAAGGAGTATTTCCAGATTTGAATGTGTGAAGGGGGTTAGGAATTCCTAAAAGTAACACCAAAATAGGTATtacaattgaa
This genomic stretch from Papaver somniferum cultivar HN1 chromosome 5, ASM357369v1, whole genome shotgun sequence harbors:
- the LOC113282777 gene encoding zinc-finger homeodomain protein 7-like, with translation MGADSELHQEIITLVESKLGEPLREDGPILGMEFDPLLLGAFGAPTVSNVKVGGGGGRSTVSMGGPSLTSQFIPIPVCLGGKLRNPKKGETSHTGKKPKLDHDAGAYGECSRNHAVEIGEYVLDGCLEFMAGGEEGTIASLQCAACNCHRRFHRYIAPAPL